Proteins from a genomic interval of Zonotrichia albicollis isolate bZonAlb1 chromosome 27, bZonAlb1.hap1, whole genome shotgun sequence:
- the SNX19 gene encoding sorting nexin-19, which yields MPARGPSGSRRPLLALLVALGWLLALQLLLDLRALGLLCGALAVLGGWLGPPALLPRGRRLRLERFVSSLRAPAGSPADEVRLEKEIASTVRKVVRDFVASWYRTVSREPAFEAEVERAMLGLAAELRRRMKRVDRRALARRLLLLCGQHLQSFLRARDALRADPKGGRTLWKEYSRLAGPHPALLSPAAEVRCARAAVDALLRALVPWPHLETRTGRFVVVELVACNVLLPAIRKMSDPDWINLLLIGAFSKKPRGGKPHPAPPVPDSLPFPAQTDAAPAGLSPSPRAAEGLRREAGAAGEEGEEASRSCLAEEPFLRPQALGSLFPCEGLELESPAPDMGQDVELLAPSPAGELLDEPHQDLPVPEGAPASEDGTGDPDHGPGPSSDAGLLPTSALSSCPDIQIEPVAEKEEESPAVPRRFSSQRPSSLGRDLGAGEGPAPFPPEPGQSLPLLSSSPTASMSTFSFEPLSSPEGPVVIQNLRITGTITAREHSGTGFHPYTLYTVKYETALEGEAAGSLQQVAYHTVNRRYREFLNLQTRLEEKPELRKFLKNIKGPKKLFPDLPFGNMDSDKVEARKSLLESFLKQLCAVPEIANSEEVQEFLALNTDARIAFVKKPFVVSRIDKIVVNAIVDTLKTAFPRSEPQSPTEDLSESEVDGKSQTDGKKSKSRLRFSSSKITPVLSVSEAHDRIVYSIREGNAVSGTLSLAAMESFIQKQEKLLEAVPSKAPEGQGGREAKEISVQEEMDGLSTAEQGGHPDTDSDSETALADLALDVLRLVLVDHWGWLCTENIQKVFNVLFGTLVQRWLEVQMVTLTCTQRWVQYLQLLQESIWPGGVLPAVPKPPRTEEQKKATAEQALQSLMGILPNVIQEILGTSKCQMSWNLVLESLSQPVINRHLVFCLLDILLEFLVLKGSSQEPEAAAATPCACSGTDKGVPAL from the exons ATGCCTGCCCGCGGTCCCTCAGGGTCCCGCCGGccgctgctggccctgctggtggccctgggctggctgctggcgctgcagctgctgctggacctGCGggcgctggggctgctgtgcGGGGCGCTGGCCGTGCTGGGCGGCTGGCTGGGCCCCCCGGCCCTGCttccccgcggccgccgcctgCGCCTGGAGCGCTTCGTCAGCTCCCTGCGGGCCCCGGCCGGCAGCCCTGCGGACGAGGTTCGCCTGGAGAAGGAGATCGCCAGCACCGTCCGCAAGGTGGTGCGGGACTTCGTGGCCTCGTGGTACCGCACGGTGAGCAGAGAGCCGGCCTTCGAGGCCGAGGTGGAGAGAGCCATGCTGGGGCTGGCCGCGGAGCTGCGGCGGCGGATGAAGCGGGTGGATCGGCGAGCGCTGGCCCGccgcctgctcctgctctgcgggcagcacctgcagagcttcctgcgGGCTCGGGACGCCCTGAGGGCCGACCCCAAGGGTGGGCGGACTCTGTGGAAGGAGTACAGCCGGCTGGCAGGGCCGCACCCCGCGCTGCTGAGCCCCGCGGCCGAGGTGCGCTGTGCCCGCGCCGCCGTGGACGCGCTGCTGCGTGCGCTGGTGCCCTGGCCGCACCTGGAGACACGGACGGGACGTTTCGTGGTGGTGGAGCTGGTGGCCTGCAACGTGCTGCTGCCGGCCATCAGGAAGATGTCCGATCCCGACTGGATCAACCTGCTGCTCATTGGGGCGTTTTCCAAGAAGCCCCGGGGTGGGAAGCCCCACCCTGCACCCCCAGTGCCGGATTCCTTGCCTTTCCCGGCACAGACAGATGCAGCTCCCGCCGGGCTCTCCCCGTCCCCGAGGGCTGCTGAGGGGCTCAGgagagaggcaggagctgctggagaggagggagaggaggcgAGCAGGTCATGCCTTGCAGAGGAACCCTTCCTGCGCCCCCAAGCCCTGGGATCCCTCTTCCCCTGTGAGGGTTTGGAGCTGGAATCCCCCGCGCCTGACATGGGGcaggatgtggagctgctggctcCTTCCCCCGCCGGAGAGCTCCTTGATGAGCCCCATCAGGACCTTCCTGTGCCAGAGGGAGCACCTGCCTCGGAGGATGGCACAGGGGACCCGGACCACGGCCCTGGCCCCAGCTCAGATGCTGGCCTGCTTCCCACCTCTGCTTTGAGCTCCTGCCCTGACATTCAGATCGAGCCAGTGgctgagaaggaggaggaaagcccagctgtccccaggaggTTCTCCTCACAAAGACcctccagcctggggagagatctgggggcaggagagggcCCAGcaccgtttcccccagagcctGGGCAGAGCCTGCCCCTGCTGTCATCCTCCCCAACAGCTTCCATGAGCACCTTCAGCTTCGAGCCCCTGAGCAGCCCCGAGGGCCCGGTGGTCATCCAGAACCTGCGGATCACCGGGACCATCACTGCCCGCGAGCACAGCGGGACCGGCTTCCACCCCTACACCCTGTACACCGTCAAG TATGAGACAGCCCTGGAGGGTGAGGCGGCGGGCAGCCTGCAGCAGGTGGCTTATCACACCGTGAACCGCCGCTACCGCGAGTTCCTCAACCTGCAGACACGGCTGGAGGAGAAGCCGGAGCTCCGCAAGTTCCTGAAAA ACATCAAAGGACCAAAGAAACTGTTCCCTGATCTGCCATTTGGAAACATGGACAGCGATAAAGTGGAAGCCAGGAAAAGTCTGCTGGAATCTTTCCTGAAG CAATTGTGTGCAGTCCCTGAGATTGCAAACAGTGAGGAGGTGCAGGAATTCCTGGCCCTCAACACCGACGCCAGGATCGCCTTTGTCAAGAAGCCCTTCGTTGTCTCCAGGATAGACAag ATTGTTGTCAATGCCATCGTGGACACCTTGAAGACAGCGTTCCCCAGGTcagagccccagagccccaCGGAGGATCTGAGTGAGTCAGAAGTGGATGGGAAATCCCAAACAGACGGGAAGAAAAGCAA GTCCAGGCTGAGGTTCTCCTCCAGTAAAATCACTCCAGTGCTGAGTGTGAGTGAAGCTCATGACAGGATCGTGTACTCCATCAGGGAGGGCAATGCT GTCTCTGGCACCCTGTCCCTGGCTGCTATGGAATCCTTCATCCAGAagcaggagaagctgctggaagcagtccCTAGCAAGGCTCCTGAAGGCCAGGGAGGCAGAGAAGCCAAGGAGATCTCTGTGCAGGAAGAAATGGatgggctgagcacagcagagcagggaggacatcCAGACACTGACTCTG ACTCCGAGACAGCTTTGGCTGACCTGGCCCTGGACGTGCTTCGTCTGGTGCTGGTGGATCACTGGGGCTGGCTGTGCACAGAGAACATCCAGAAGGTTTTCAACGTGCTCTTTGGGACCCTTGTTCAAAG GTGGCTGGAGGTGCAGATGGTCACCCTGACCTGCACCCAGCGCTGGGTCCAGTACCTCCAGTTGCTGCAGGAATCCATCTGGCCTGGAGGAGTCCTACCAGCAGTGCCTAAACCCCCCAGGACAGAGGAGCAGAAGAAGGCAACAGCAGagcaggccctgcagagcctgatGGGGATCTTGCCCA ATGTGATCCAAGAAATCCTTGGGACTAGTAAGTGTCAGATGAGCTGGAACCTGGTGCTGGAGTCACTCAGCCAGCCTGTGATCAACAG GCACCTGGTGTTCTGCCTCCTGGACATTCTGCTGGAGTTCTTGGTTCTGAAGGGCTCCAGCCAggagcctgaggctgcagctgccacaccatgtgcctgcagtggcacagACAAAGGTGTCCCAGCACTTTAA